The proteins below are encoded in one region of Fibrella aestuarina BUZ 2:
- the atpG gene encoding ATP synthase F1 subunit gamma, producing MPSLKEVRNRIVSVNSTQQITKAMKMVAAAKLRRAQDAITQMRPYAQKLSEMLGTVSAGAEAAADSPYKQVRPIQNVLLILVTSDRGLCGAFNTNVVKAAVARVNERYAEQARRGNVKVMAIGKKGGEGMQRRGFSVNTNHIDTFGSLSFSTVREAAEEAMDAFVAGQFDVVEIVYNEFKNVATQVIRVEQMLPIVPTPAPAGVTANVNYTFEPDEEQIVSELIPKTLKIQLYKAVLESNASEHGARMTAMDKATENAGELLKELKLVYNRTRQAAITKEILEIVGGAEALASE from the coding sequence ATGCCCAGTTTAAAGGAAGTACGCAACCGGATTGTGTCGGTCAACTCGACGCAGCAGATCACTAAAGCCATGAAAATGGTGGCGGCGGCCAAGCTGCGGCGAGCACAGGACGCGATTACGCAGATGCGCCCTTACGCCCAGAAATTGAGCGAAATGCTCGGTACGGTATCGGCCGGTGCCGAAGCCGCCGCCGACAGCCCCTACAAGCAGGTACGTCCGATCCAGAACGTCTTGCTGATTCTGGTGACGTCGGACCGGGGTCTTTGTGGTGCGTTCAACACCAACGTGGTGAAAGCCGCCGTGGCCCGCGTCAACGAGCGGTATGCCGAACAGGCACGCCGGGGCAACGTGAAGGTCATGGCCATCGGCAAGAAAGGTGGTGAGGGCATGCAGCGTCGGGGTTTCAGCGTCAACACCAACCACATTGACACCTTTGGTTCACTGAGCTTCTCGACCGTCCGCGAGGCGGCTGAAGAAGCGATGGACGCGTTCGTGGCTGGTCAGTTCGACGTGGTCGAGATCGTCTACAACGAATTCAAAAACGTAGCCACGCAGGTTATTCGCGTGGAGCAAATGTTGCCGATCGTGCCGACGCCTGCGCCCGCGGGTGTAACGGCCAACGTGAATTACACGTTTGAGCCCGACGAAGAGCAAATCGTTTCGGAACTGATTCCAAAAACATTAAAAATTCAGCTGTACAAAGCCGTGCTGGAATCCAACGCCTCGGAACATGGTGCGCGGATGACAGCGATGGACAAAGCCACCGAAAACGCCGGTGAGCTGCTGAAAGAGCTGAAACTCGTTTACAACCGTACGCGTCAGGCCGCCATTACGAAAGAGATTCTCGAAATCGTGGGTGGAGCCGAAGCGCTTGCCAGTGAGTAA
- the atpA gene encoding F0F1 ATP synthase subunit alpha, with product MVSVRPDEVSAILRAQLAGAQTEAELEEVGTVLQIGDGVARIYGLSKVQAGELLAFNNGLQALALNLEEDNVGAVLLGDYSEVKEGDTVKRTNQIAYVNVGEGILGRVVNTLGLPIDGNGPIQGETYAMPLERKAPGVIYRQPVNEPLQTGIKAIDAMIPIGRGQRELIIGDRQTGKTAVAIDTIINQKEFYEKGEPVYCIYVACGQKASTIKQIEATLRKAGAMDYTVIVAAAASDPSPMQFFAPFTGAAIGEYFRDTGRPALVVYDDLSKQAVAYREVSLLLRRPPGREAYPGDVFYLHSRLLERAAKVNANDDIARNMNDLPPSLKDKVKGGGSLTALPIIETQAGDVSAYIPTNVISITDGQIFLESNLFNAGIRPAINVGISVSRVGGNAQIKSMKKVAGTLKLDQAQFRELEAFAKFGSDLDASTKLTIDRGRRNQEMLKQPQYSPVPVEQQVAIIYASTNGLLDKVPVDKVKTFESEFNMLLESQHADALTDLRKGNLSDTATAAIRKVAADLSARY from the coding sequence ATGGTGTCCGTAAGACCCGATGAGGTATCGGCTATCCTTCGTGCCCAGCTTGCCGGGGCGCAAACCGAAGCCGAACTCGAAGAAGTGGGTACGGTGCTGCAGATCGGCGACGGTGTGGCGCGTATCTACGGTTTGTCGAAAGTACAGGCCGGTGAGTTGCTCGCCTTCAACAACGGTTTGCAAGCGCTCGCTCTTAACCTTGAAGAAGATAACGTCGGTGCGGTATTGCTCGGCGATTACTCGGAAGTAAAGGAAGGCGACACCGTTAAGCGCACCAACCAGATTGCCTACGTCAACGTGGGCGAAGGTATCCTGGGCCGTGTGGTAAACACGCTTGGCCTGCCCATCGACGGTAACGGCCCCATCCAGGGCGAAACCTACGCGATGCCCCTCGAGCGGAAAGCACCCGGCGTTATCTACCGCCAGCCGGTAAACGAGCCGCTGCAAACGGGCATCAAGGCCATCGACGCCATGATTCCCATCGGTCGGGGTCAGCGCGAACTGATCATCGGTGACCGCCAGACGGGTAAGACCGCCGTGGCCATCGACACGATCATCAACCAGAAAGAATTTTACGAGAAAGGCGAACCCGTTTACTGTATCTACGTAGCCTGCGGCCAGAAAGCCTCGACGATCAAGCAGATCGAAGCGACGCTGCGGAAAGCCGGTGCGATGGATTACACCGTAATCGTTGCCGCTGCCGCCTCTGACCCCTCACCGATGCAGTTCTTCGCGCCGTTTACGGGTGCCGCTATCGGTGAGTATTTCCGCGACACGGGCCGCCCCGCTCTCGTGGTATACGATGACCTGTCAAAACAGGCCGTTGCTTACCGGGAGGTATCGCTGCTGCTGCGTCGCCCGCCAGGCCGCGAAGCCTACCCCGGTGACGTATTCTACCTGCACAGCCGCCTGCTTGAGCGGGCCGCCAAGGTAAACGCCAACGACGACATTGCCCGGAACATGAACGACCTGCCCCCGAGCCTGAAAGACAAGGTGAAAGGTGGTGGTTCACTGACGGCCCTGCCGATCATCGAAACCCAGGCCGGTGACGTATCAGCCTATATTCCGACCAACGTAATCTCGATCACCGACGGTCAGATCTTCCTGGAGTCGAACCTGTTCAACGCCGGTATCCGCCCGGCCATTAACGTAGGTATCTCGGTATCACGCGTAGGTGGTAACGCGCAGATCAAGTCGATGAAGAAAGTGGCGGGTACGCTGAAGCTCGATCAGGCGCAGTTCCGCGAGCTGGAAGCGTTTGCCAAGTTCGGTTCTGACCTTGACGCCTCGACCAAGCTGACAATCGACCGGGGCCGCCGGAACCAGGAGATGCTGAAGCAGCCGCAATACTCACCCGTACCGGTTGAGCAGCAGGTTGCCATCATCTACGCCTCGACAAACGGCCTGCTCGACAAAGTACCCGTCGACAAGGTGAAGACATTTGAATCGGAGTTCAACATGTTGCTCGAATCGCAGCATGCCGACGCGCTGACCGACCTCCGCAAGGGCAACCTGAGCGACACGGCCACTGCCGCCATCCGTAAAGTAGCTGCTGACCTGTCAGCGCGGTATTAA
- a CDS encoding GNAT family N-acetyltransferase yields the protein MTAATPASLQYRLATEADLAHIVGMLADDPLGQRREAFQLPLPATYLAAFERIRTDPQQELTVVAQDGVIVGTFQLSFIQYLTYQGGVRAQIEAVRVRAGYRGQGIGTAIFRYAIERATKRGAHLLQLTTDKQRPDARRFYESLGFVASHEGMKLAL from the coding sequence ATGACAGCAGCAACGCCCGCTTCGCTACAGTATCGATTAGCAACCGAGGCCGATCTGGCCCACATTGTCGGTATGCTCGCCGATGATCCGTTGGGGCAGCGGCGGGAAGCCTTCCAACTACCCTTGCCGGCAACGTACCTGGCGGCTTTTGAGCGGATTCGTACCGACCCGCAGCAGGAACTAACCGTTGTGGCCCAGGACGGCGTGATTGTGGGTACGTTCCAACTGAGCTTTATTCAGTACCTCACGTACCAGGGGGGCGTGCGGGCGCAGATCGAAGCCGTACGGGTTCGGGCGGGGTATCGGGGACAAGGCATCGGCACGGCCATCTTTCGGTACGCGATCGAGCGAGCCACCAAACGGGGCGCCCATCTGCTCCAGTTGACGACCGACAAGCAACGCCCCGACGCCCGTCGCTTCTACGAGTCGCTGGGCTTTGTGGCCTCACATGAAGGCATGAAGCTGGCGTTATGA
- a CDS encoding alpha/beta hydrolase family protein, with the protein MRYLFIAFCACLYLLFLVACTPDDPQPKPVLVSATQLADYSNAVLRQLTTTNDSLEYTPADYRLTIYRLVYQTTLEDGSAVDASGIVFVPSQPTPPQKPYPILSYQHPTAFSNTEAPSGANYGQPGFSYSLYFATHGYIVVAPDYIGYGVADKFSHRYEHRQTLAQATVDMLLAANAFLAQKGISYTPQTFMVGYSEGGYATLSAQKLIEEKYSSAIPLAGTSCGAGPYDMSGFFEYITHNRTIGRVANYIYTWQVLSYNRTYGLNKPLTYYFKSPYAEQITESLNNAWTTETSFDALCTDAFKADLRNPTSAFAQALADDDLTNWTAQTPTRLIHSREDDIIPFLTTEHTAAALKQRGSKNVNLVTLPTGYHVVAEVSSIRRSLEWFQQLRQ; encoded by the coding sequence ATGAGATACCTGTTTATTGCCTTTTGCGCTTGCCTGTATTTACTTTTTCTGGTGGCCTGCACACCGGATGATCCCCAGCCCAAACCCGTTTTAGTCTCGGCAACGCAGCTTGCCGACTACAGTAACGCTGTGTTGCGGCAACTGACAACCACAAACGATTCGCTGGAATACACCCCCGCCGATTACCGGCTTACGATTTACCGGCTCGTTTACCAGACCACGCTCGAAGACGGCAGCGCCGTTGATGCCTCCGGAATCGTGTTTGTGCCCAGCCAGCCCACCCCGCCCCAGAAACCCTACCCGATCCTGAGCTACCAGCACCCAACGGCCTTCTCGAATACAGAGGCGCCCTCGGGTGCCAACTACGGACAGCCGGGCTTTTCTTACAGCCTTTACTTTGCGACTCACGGCTATATCGTGGTAGCGCCCGATTACATTGGCTATGGCGTAGCCGACAAGTTTTCGCATCGGTATGAACACCGACAAACGCTGGCCCAGGCAACGGTCGACATGCTACTGGCCGCCAACGCGTTCCTGGCGCAGAAAGGCATCAGCTATACCCCCCAAACGTTCATGGTTGGCTATTCGGAGGGAGGCTATGCCACGCTATCCGCCCAAAAGCTGATTGAAGAGAAGTACAGCTCGGCCATTCCGTTGGCAGGTACCAGCTGCGGAGCAGGGCCCTACGATATGTCGGGGTTTTTCGAGTACATCACGCACAACCGAACGATAGGCCGCGTAGCCAACTACATTTATACGTGGCAGGTACTGAGCTACAACCGGACTTATGGCCTCAACAAGCCACTTACGTATTATTTCAAATCGCCTTACGCGGAACAGATTACTGAATCGCTGAACAACGCCTGGACGACCGAAACCAGTTTCGACGCGCTCTGCACCGATGCGTTCAAAGCCGATCTCCGCAACCCGACCTCTGCCTTTGCCCAAGCCCTGGCTGACGATGATCTGACCAACTGGACGGCCCAGACGCCTACCCGCCTGATTCACAGCCGGGAAGATGACATTATTCCCTTTCTAACGACCGAGCACACGGCGGCGGCGCTTAAGCAACGGGGCTCCAAAAACGTAAACCTGGTGACCTTACCAACTGGGTATCATGTGGTTGCCGAAGTCAGCTCCATCCGCCGATCGCTGGAATGGTTTCAGCAATTGCGGCAGTAG
- the purN gene encoding phosphoribosylglycinamide formyltransferase: protein MQRIAIFASGSGSNAEQITRHFAASPDVTVSLILTNNPKAGVIDRARRGFGCAQHVPVLVFDRPGFYQTSRVVDLLLAQGIDLVVLAGFMWLVPGTLVQAFPGQIVNVHPALLPNFGGKGMYGQHVHEAVVAAGETQSGITIHFVNEQYDEGQIIFQATCPVLPTDTPDDVAQKVHELEYEHYPRVIGEVLTQRRSAERTA from the coding sequence ATGCAACGTATCGCCATTTTCGCTTCCGGTTCGGGCAGCAACGCCGAACAGATTACCCGTCATTTTGCGGCGTCACCCGACGTAACGGTGTCGCTCATTCTGACCAACAACCCCAAGGCCGGGGTGATCGACCGGGCGCGGCGGGGTTTCGGCTGCGCGCAGCACGTGCCGGTGCTGGTGTTCGACCGGCCAGGCTTTTACCAGACCAGCCGGGTAGTCGACCTGCTGCTGGCGCAGGGCATCGATCTGGTGGTGCTCGCGGGGTTTATGTGGCTGGTGCCAGGTACGTTGGTGCAGGCGTTTCCGGGCCAGATCGTCAATGTCCACCCGGCGCTATTACCCAACTTCGGGGGCAAGGGCATGTATGGGCAGCATGTGCACGAAGCTGTTGTGGCGGCGGGCGAAACGCAGTCGGGCATCACCATCCATTTCGTGAATGAGCAGTACGACGAGGGCCAGATTATTTTTCAGGCAACCTGCCCCGTCCTGCCCACCGATACGCCCGACGATGTGGCCCAGAAGGTGCATGAGCTGGAATATGAGCACTACCCCCGCGTCATTGGCGAGGTGCTGACGCAACGTCGGTCTGCAGAGCGGACGGCATAG
- a CDS encoding ABC transporter ATP-binding protein codes for MLKTQQLTFAYSPTKRFQFPDVHCADRDALLILGRSGTGKTTFLHLLALLLKPEAGRVVINDTDLTTLSPAQTAAFRAQHVGLVYQKPHFVSALSVMDNLLLANYLANKTQARDRAEQLATQLGFAEQLGKKTAQMSQGEQQRVSIARAMMNQPTLILADEPTSSLDDANADRVISLLRDQSEQIGASLVVVTHDQRLKDAFTNRVIL; via the coding sequence ATGCTCAAGACTCAACAGCTTACGTTTGCCTATTCCCCCACCAAACGCTTTCAGTTTCCTGACGTTCACTGCGCCGACCGCGACGCCCTGCTGATTCTGGGCCGGTCGGGAACGGGTAAGACGACGTTTCTGCATTTGCTGGCGCTGCTGCTCAAGCCCGAAGCGGGACGTGTGGTCATCAACGATACGGATCTGACTACCCTGTCGCCCGCACAAACGGCGGCGTTTCGGGCGCAGCACGTGGGTCTTGTTTACCAAAAACCGCATTTCGTGAGCGCGTTGTCGGTGATGGACAATCTGCTGTTGGCCAATTACCTGGCCAACAAAACGCAGGCCCGCGACCGCGCCGAACAACTGGCGACCCAGCTCGGCTTTGCGGAGCAACTGGGCAAGAAAACGGCGCAGATGAGTCAGGGAGAGCAGCAGCGGGTGAGCATCGCCCGGGCGATGATGAATCAGCCGACCCTGATTTTGGCCGACGAACCCACGTCGAGCCTCGACGACGCCAACGCCGACCGGGTTATCAGCCTGCTGCGTGATCAATCGGAGCAGATCGGGGCGAGTCTGGTGGTGGTTACGCACGATCAACGCCTCAAAGACGCGTTCACCAACCGAGTTATTTTATAA
- a CDS encoding peptidylprolyl isomerase, with product MRPLLISIALLLASVAVGQNTRKKDYLVEIKTDLGKMHLILFEQTPKHRDNFIKLVKDGYYNNVLFHRVIDKFMIQGGDPDSKTAVAGQALGSGDAGYTIPAEFLPTLFHRKGAIAAARDNNPQKASSGAQFYIVQGRVWNDEDLQKQIDRGHTRAPERIYTDEQKQVYKTLGGTPHLDGSYTVFGQLLDGYDVVDAIARQPRDAKDRPLKDIRMQVKGKWVRKKKITKLYEYTYEP from the coding sequence ATGCGCCCTTTACTTATTAGTATTGCCTTACTCCTTGCCAGCGTTGCCGTTGGGCAGAATACCCGCAAGAAAGATTACCTGGTGGAGATCAAAACCGACCTGGGGAAGATGCACCTGATTCTCTTTGAGCAAACGCCGAAGCACCGCGACAACTTTATCAAGCTGGTGAAGGACGGGTATTACAACAACGTGCTGTTTCACCGGGTCATCGACAAGTTCATGATTCAGGGCGGCGATCCCGACTCGAAAACGGCCGTTGCCGGGCAGGCGCTGGGGAGCGGCGACGCAGGGTATACCATCCCGGCGGAGTTTTTACCGACACTGTTTCACCGCAAAGGAGCCATAGCTGCTGCCCGCGACAATAACCCGCAGAAGGCATCGAGCGGTGCGCAATTTTATATTGTGCAGGGGCGCGTCTGGAACGACGAAGACTTGCAAAAACAGATTGACCGGGGCCACACCCGCGCCCCGGAACGCATCTACACCGACGAGCAGAAGCAAGTCTACAAAACCCTTGGTGGCACCCCGCATCTCGACGGTAGTTACACCGTATTTGGGCAGCTTCTGGACGGGTATGACGTGGTCGACGCCATTGCCCGCCAACCCCGCGACGCCAAAGACCGCCCACTCAAAGACATCCGGATGCAGGTGAAAGGCAAGTGGGTCCGCAAGAAAAAGATCACCAAACTCTACGAGTACACCTACGAACCATAA
- a CDS encoding SDR family oxidoreductase, with amino-acid sequence MKKILITGANGLLGQKLVALLANQPDVELTATARGANRLPHTDGYTYLAMDITNRDEVLSVIGQVRPDAVIHGAAMTDVDKCELDKDACWAQNVTAVEYIVEACRATNAFLCHVSTDFIFDGAAGPYTEEAEGNPISFYGWSKYAAEKVVKHSGLRWAIARTVLVYGIAHDMSRSNIILWVKKSLEDGKTINVVTDQFRSPTLAEDLAAGCALIARQEAEGIFNISGSDVLTPYEMAIQTADYFSLDKSLIKPADGSTFRQTARRPPRTGFVIDKARTVLGYNPRSFSEGIAVLAGQL; translated from the coding sequence ATGAAGAAGATTCTGATTACCGGGGCCAATGGCCTGCTTGGACAAAAACTGGTGGCCCTGCTGGCCAATCAGCCCGATGTGGAACTGACAGCGACGGCGCGGGGGGCCAACCGCCTGCCCCATACCGATGGCTATACGTACCTGGCGATGGACATCACCAATCGCGACGAGGTACTCAGCGTGATTGGCCAGGTACGTCCCGACGCGGTTATCCACGGCGCTGCGATGACCGATGTGGATAAGTGCGAACTGGACAAAGACGCCTGCTGGGCGCAGAACGTAACCGCCGTCGAGTACATCGTGGAAGCCTGCCGCGCCACCAACGCCTTCCTCTGCCACGTGTCGACGGATTTTATCTTCGACGGGGCGGCGGGGCCGTACACCGAAGAAGCCGAGGGGAATCCTATCAGCTTCTACGGTTGGAGCAAATACGCCGCCGAGAAAGTAGTGAAGCACTCAGGACTGCGCTGGGCCATTGCCCGCACCGTGCTTGTGTATGGCATTGCGCACGACATGAGCCGCAGCAACATCATCCTCTGGGTGAAAAAATCGCTCGAAGACGGCAAAACCATCAACGTGGTGACCGATCAGTTCCGCAGCCCAACTCTGGCCGAAGATCTGGCTGCCGGTTGTGCGCTCATTGCCCGGCAGGAAGCCGAAGGGATCTTCAATATTTCGGGCAGCGACGTGCTGACGCCCTACGAGATGGCCATTCAGACCGCCGACTATTTCAGCCTCGACAAATCGCTGATCAAACCCGCCGATGGGAGCACGTTCCGGCAAACGGCCCGGCGTCCGCCCCGCACCGGTTTCGTGATCGATAAGGCCCGTACGGTGCTGGGCTACAACCCGCGTTCGTTCAGCGAAGGCATTGCCGTGCTGGCCGGGCAACTATAG
- a CDS encoding YihY/virulence factor BrkB family protein, producing the protein MTSTTSTPATSKGSFFSNVWTVLRDAFNGFMDDRCLKLSASLAYYTIFSLSPLLVLMISLASIFLGEEAIRGQIFGQINGLVGNDAAKQIQDMIKSVELSNKTNTALAVSIVTLLVGATSIFIEIQDSVNIIWRVKAKPKRGWLKMLKDRLLSSSLIVSLGFLLLVSLLINGLILALSDQLTRILPGLSVYLVSAINFCISTAVITVLFGVIFKVLPDAKIAWKDVRWGAIFTALLFMLGRYLIGLYIDTSGTSSTYGAAGSLIVILTWIYYTAAILYFGAEFTQAYANHYGIKIEPADYAVYVEQTERERDVTTIPTEHKVEAAKKSE; encoded by the coding sequence ATGACAAGTACAACAAGTACACCGGCTACGTCGAAAGGGAGCTTTTTCAGCAACGTCTGGACTGTGCTCCGCGACGCCTTCAACGGATTTATGGACGACCGTTGCCTGAAACTAAGCGCTTCGCTGGCCTATTACACCATCTTCTCGCTCTCGCCACTGCTGGTGCTGATGATCTCGCTGGCCAGTATTTTTCTGGGTGAAGAGGCCATCCGAGGTCAGATTTTCGGCCAGATCAACGGATTGGTGGGCAACGATGCCGCCAAGCAGATTCAGGACATGATCAAAAGCGTAGAGCTGTCTAACAAGACGAATACCGCCCTCGCGGTGAGCATCGTGACGCTGCTGGTTGGGGCCACCAGTATTTTCATTGAAATTCAGGATTCGGTCAACATCATCTGGCGGGTGAAGGCCAAACCGAAACGGGGCTGGCTCAAGATGCTGAAAGACCGGCTGCTGTCGTCGTCACTCATTGTCAGCCTGGGATTCTTGCTGCTGGTGTCGTTGCTCATTAACGGGTTGATTCTGGCCCTGAGTGATCAGCTGACCCGCATTTTGCCCGGCCTGAGCGTTTACCTGGTCAGCGCCATCAACTTCTGCATCAGTACCGCCGTCATCACGGTGCTGTTTGGTGTCATTTTCAAAGTGCTGCCCGACGCCAAAATTGCCTGGAAAGACGTGCGGTGGGGGGCTATCTTCACGGCGCTACTCTTCATGCTGGGGCGCTACCTCATTGGGCTATACATCGACACCAGCGGCACCAGTTCGACCTACGGCGCGGCGGGGTCGCTTATCGTGATTCTGACCTGGATCTACTACACGGCGGCCATTCTGTATTTTGGGGCTGAGTTTACGCAGGCCTACGCCAACCACTACGGCATCAAAATCGAACCCGCCGACTACGCCGTTTATGTGGAGCAAACCGAACGCGAGCGCGATGTCACGACCATCCCGACCGAGCACAAAGTGGAGGCGGCGAAGAAAAGCGAGTAG
- a CDS encoding sensor histidine kinase gives MDSSFPSTSSGTPPPAYPFLQGGGEMGLLTRQFDWSTTSLGEPGAWSSSLRTLVNMMLTSRFPMLIFWGPGLITFYNDAFRPSLGNNGKHPASLGQRGEVSWAESWPVIGPMIHGIMAGGDAVWFEDQKLPIYREGVMDYAYWTYSFSPLIDDTAAVNGVLVTCSETTQAVKSRDELAESEQRYRTLAADLEQQVDGRTEQLQASVLDLQRSNENLQQFAYVASHDLQEPLRKIQSFGDLLKTQYAQPLGDGVKHLERMQLAANRMSTLIRDLLAFSRISTRQETHERVSLTNLLNAVLADLDLIISEAGAAVEVAPLPTIRGDTSQLGQLFQNLLSNALKFRREGVAPVVSVRYESVMSANVPASVKPTRHAATYYRIDVADNGIGFDEKYTQRIFQVFQRLHSRANFPGTGIGLAICQKVAENHGGTLSASSQPDRGATFSVYLPAI, from the coding sequence ATGGACTCATCTTTCCCTTCCACCTCCTCGGGTACCCCGCCCCCAGCCTACCCTTTTTTACAGGGCGGGGGTGAAATGGGGCTGCTTACCCGTCAGTTCGACTGGTCGACAACGTCGCTGGGCGAGCCCGGCGCTTGGTCGTCGAGCCTGCGTACGCTGGTCAATATGATGCTGACCTCGCGGTTCCCCATGCTCATCTTCTGGGGACCCGGGTTGATCACCTTTTACAACGACGCCTTCCGGCCCAGTCTGGGCAACAACGGGAAGCACCCGGCCTCGCTGGGGCAGCGCGGCGAGGTGAGCTGGGCAGAATCGTGGCCCGTCATCGGCCCCATGATTCACGGCATTATGGCGGGTGGTGACGCGGTCTGGTTCGAAGATCAGAAGCTGCCCATCTACCGGGAGGGCGTTATGGACTATGCCTACTGGACGTACAGCTTCAGCCCACTGATCGACGATACGGCCGCCGTGAACGGCGTGCTGGTGACCTGCTCTGAAACCACACAGGCCGTGAAAAGCCGGGACGAACTGGCCGAAAGCGAACAGCGCTACCGTACGCTGGCGGCCGATCTGGAACAACAGGTAGACGGCCGCACCGAGCAGCTTCAGGCCTCGGTGCTCGATCTGCAACGCTCCAACGAAAACCTGCAACAGTTTGCCTACGTGGCCTCCCACGACTTACAGGAGCCGCTCCGCAAGATTCAGTCATTCGGCGATTTGCTTAAAACCCAATACGCCCAACCGTTGGGCGACGGGGTCAAGCACCTCGAGCGGATGCAGTTGGCCGCCAATCGCATGTCGACGCTCATTCGGGATCTGCTCGCCTTTTCGCGCATCTCGACCCGGCAGGAAACCCACGAACGGGTGTCGCTTACTAACCTGTTGAACGCTGTATTGGCCGACCTGGATCTGATCATCAGCGAAGCCGGTGCCGCGGTGGAGGTGGCGCCGCTGCCCACCATTCGGGGCGACACGTCGCAGCTGGGGCAGCTCTTCCAGAATCTGCTGAGCAACGCGCTCAAGTTCCGGCGTGAGGGCGTTGCGCCGGTGGTCAGCGTTCGGTATGAATCGGTGATGTCAGCCAACGTACCTGCGTCGGTAAAACCCACGCGCCACGCGGCTACCTACTACCGAATCGACGTCGCGGACAACGGTATTGGCTTCGACGAAAAATACACCCAACGGATTTTTCAGGTCTTTCAGCGCTTGCACAGCCGGGCCAATTTTCCCGGCACGGGCATTGGACTGGCCATTTGCCAGAAGGTGGCTGAAAACCACGGAGGCACCCTGAGCGCCAGCAGTCAGCCCGATCGGGGGGCTACGTTCAGCGTCTATTTACCGGCCATTTGA
- a CDS encoding PQQ-binding-like beta-propeller repeat protein, which yields MSFSLRYLRFSLLLCTSLVTCKPTDPINPPSTPAHVDDAIYVGNADNKFVAVDAPTSLIRWQATVADYPIGRPTVANGVLYGADRSKTVSAFNTTTGMKQWESRLASSALSGTLLLDDKTCYVGADYGVIYALDRRNGIRQWTTTVGSSGLTLANNTLFATGTQRKLAARSATSGEQYWELPLTNPYTAPITDQDHVYILDEQTLYAIKQSTGVVRWKSTLSNVSGAYLALANGVLYVGANSKLLAINATSGTQKWEFPIYSHTSGFVYVHEGTVYAEGLEKLYAIEETTGRQKWAFDTPGNFQISDLNVLNGIVYVGNGDGTDQFYAVDATTGLKKWEYTTGYAHMALGYNAVYLTTWNKQLYALNLATGAKKWEVVAPEAWSTDLCVTDKSGNVIK from the coding sequence ATGAGTTTCTCCCTTCGGTATCTACGCTTTAGCCTGTTGTTGTGCACCAGTTTGGTCACTTGTAAACCGACCGACCCCATCAATCCACCGTCCACGCCCGCCCATGTCGACGATGCGATCTACGTGGGAAACGCCGACAATAAATTTGTCGCTGTCGATGCGCCAACGAGCCTTATACGCTGGCAAGCCACAGTGGCTGATTATCCGATCGGCCGACCTACCGTTGCCAACGGTGTTTTATATGGAGCCGATAGGAGTAAAACGGTGTCTGCATTCAACACAACCACCGGGATGAAGCAATGGGAATCCCGACTAGCTTCGTCGGCCCTCAGCGGGACACTCCTGTTAGACGATAAAACCTGCTACGTCGGGGCTGATTATGGGGTTATTTACGCCCTCGACCGCCGTAATGGGATACGGCAATGGACTACTACCGTTGGCAGCTCCGGCCTGACTCTAGCCAACAACACCTTATTTGCAACGGGCACCCAGCGAAAGCTCGCTGCCCGATCAGCTACCTCAGGGGAACAGTACTGGGAGTTACCCCTAACCAACCCCTATACAGCGCCAATCACCGATCAGGATCATGTGTATATCCTGGACGAACAGACGCTCTACGCGATTAAGCAGTCAACGGGGGTTGTTCGCTGGAAATCGACCCTCAGCAATGTTTCGGGTGCCTACCTGGCGTTGGCGAATGGGGTGCTTTACGTCGGAGCGAACAGCAAGCTTCTGGCTATCAACGCCACGAGCGGTACCCAAAAATGGGAATTTCCGATCTACAGCCATACGTCAGGCTTTGTATATGTACACGAAGGAACGGTTTATGCCGAAGGGCTCGAAAAACTCTACGCCATCGAAGAAACTACGGGCCGGCAAAAATGGGCTTTTGATACGCCGGGCAACTTTCAGATTTCTGACCTGAACGTACTCAACGGCATCGTCTATGTGGGTAACGGGGACGGCACAGATCAATTCTACGCGGTTGACGCAACTACCGGCCTTAAGAAATGGGAGTATACCACAGGCTACGCTCACATGGCGCTCGGCTACAACGCCGTTTATTTAACCACCTGGAATAAGCAGCTGTATGCCCTCAACCTGGCAACTGGCGCCAAAAAATGGGAAGTAGTCGCTCCCGAAGCCTGGTCGACCGATCTGTGCGTAACGGATAAGAGTGGCAACGTCATAAAGTAG